One Cucumis sativus cultivar 9930 chromosome 1, Cucumber_9930_V3, whole genome shotgun sequence DNA segment encodes these proteins:
- the LOC101211681 gene encoding cytosolic enolase 3 — protein sequence MEKKQLKEMSVQEYLDKYMLSRKIEEAVNAAVRAKTPDPVLFISNHMKKAIPSVITKIKARQILDSRGIPTVEVDLYTNKGVFHASVPSGDPAGMYEAVELRDGDKGTYLGNSVTKAVKNINEKISEALIGRDPTQQYEIDQAMKDLDTTEKKGELGANAILAVSIAVCRAGAAEKEVPLYKHIADLAGKTNLILPVPAFTVLSGGKHAGNNLAIQEIMILPIGASKFEEALKMGSETFHHLKAVITEKHGAHGCNFGEDGGFAPNISSFKEALDLVEEAINRGGYNERIKIAIDVAATNFCMGTKYDLDFKAPNKSVQNFKSGKDMIDMYKELCADYPIVSIEDPFDREDWDHTKHFSSLGICQVVGGDLLMSNKKRIERAIDEFTCNALLLKVNQIGTVTEAIEVVKLAKDAQWAVVASHRCGETDDTFLADLSVGLSTCQIKAGAPCRGERLAKYNQLLRIEEELGDQAIYAGEDWRAAC from the exons ATGGAGAAGAAGCAGCTGAAAGAAATGTCCGTTCAAGAGTATCTTGACAAGTACATGCTCTCCCGGAAGATCGAGGAAGCGGTCAATGCTGCTGTTAGGGCGAAAACTCCCGATCCTGTTCTCTTCATC TCGAATCATATGAAGAAAGCAATTCCTTCCGtgattacaaaaattaaagctAGGCAGATCCTTGATAGTAGAGGAATTCCGACTGTTGAAGTCGATTTATACACCAACAAAGGAGTTTTCCACGCTTCCGTGCCCAGTGGCGATCCGGCTGGCAT GTATGAGGCTGTAGAGCTACGCGATGGAGACAAGGGAACATACCTTGGAAATAGTGTCACTAAAGCAGTGAAAAATATCAACGAGAAGATATCGGAAGCATTGATTGGTAGGGATCCTACGCAACAATATGAAATTGACCAGGCCATGAAAGATTTAGATACGACAGAAAAGAAG GGTGAACTTGGAGCAAATGCTATACTTGCCGTGTCAATTGCAGTTTGCAGAGCTGGTGCTGCTGAAAAGGAG GTTCCACTCTATAAGCATATTGCAGACCTTGCTGGCAAAACAAACTTGATCCTTCCTGTCCCAGCCTTCACTGTACTTAGTGGAGGAAAACATGCTGGCAATAATCTGGCCATTCAG GAAATCATGATTCTTCCAATTGGTGCTAGCAAGTTTGAAGAGGCATTAAAAATGGGCTCTGAAACTTTCCATCACTTAAAG GCTGTAATTACTGAAAAGCATGGTGCCCATGGATGTAATTTTGGTGAAGATGGTGGATTTGCCCCAAATATATCAAG TTTTAAAGAAGCCCTGGATCTTGTAGAAGAGGCTATTAACAGAGGAGGGTACAACGAAAGAATCAAGATAGCAATAGATGTTGCTGCCACTAATTTCTGCATGG GTACCAAATATGATCTTGACTTCAAAGCTCCAAACAAGTCGGTTCAAAATTTCAAGTCAGGAAAAGATATGATAGATATGTACAAAGAACTATGTGCTG actATCCTATTGTATCAATTGAAGATCCATTTGACCGGGAGGACTGGGATCACACCAAACATTTTTCTAGCCTTGGCATTTGTCAG gTAGTGGGAGGTGACTTGTTAATGTCAAACAAAAAGCGCATTGAGAGAGCAATTGATGAGTTCACTTGTAATGCCCTCCTCCTCAAG GTAAATCAGATTGGTACAGTAACAGAAGCCATTGAAGTCGTGAAGCTTGCTAAGGATGCCCAATGGGCAGTTGTGGCATCTCACAGATGTGGAGAAACAGACGATACATTCCTAGCCGATTTATCGGTTGGACTTTCCACATGTCAGATCAAAGCAGGTGCACCTTGTAGAGGAGAACGGCTAGCCAAATATAATCAG TTGCTCCGTATTGAAGAAGAGCTTGGAGATCAAGCAATTTATGCTGGTGAAGATTGGAGGGCAGCTTGctga
- the LOC101221969 gene encoding uncharacterized protein LOC101221969 isoform X1, with protein sequence MIRKRFQEAKTGMQLMKSMRAERFLKKVGLGREDRYFWKQVGKALLCTYTLIGVAWLYNETSPFGWWTLKPRSKAEKDLAHLYERREFPYPGDEEAMEDFIVKGGMIGTAIGPKGILDFDKDSYNYQKELQNTKLEQEAQKLWFRMRNEVISELQEKGYDVE encoded by the exons atgattCGAAAGCGGTTCCAAGAGGCTAAAACAG GTATGCAACTGATGAAATCGATGAGAGCCGAGAGGTTCTTGAAGAAAGTTGGATTGGGTAGAGAGGATCGTTACTTCTGGAAGCAAGTTGGAAAGGCTCTGTTGTGTACGTATACTTTGATAGGCGTTGCATGGCTTTACAACGAAACATCACCATTTGGTTGGTGGACGCTGAAGCCACGGTCTAAGGCAGAGAAAGATTTGGCTCACCTCTATGAACGGCGGGAGTTTCCATATCCAG GTGATGAAGAAGCTATGGAGGACTTCATTGTCAAGGGCGGAATGATCGGAACTGCCATCGGTCCAAAGGGAATCCTTGATTTTGATAAGGATTCTTACAATTATCAGAAAGAATTACAGAACACGAAGCTCGAGCAAGAGGCCCAGAAGCTGTGGTTCAGGATGAGGAACGAAGTTATTTCAGAGCTTCAGGAGAAGGGCTATGATGTCGAGTGA
- the LOC101221969 gene encoding uncharacterized protein LOC101221969 isoform X2, producing MQLMKSMRAERFLKKVGLGREDRYFWKQVGKALLCTYTLIGVAWLYNETSPFGWWTLKPRSKAEKDLAHLYERREFPYPGDEEAMEDFIVKGGMIGTAIGPKGILDFDKDSYNYQKELQNTKLEQEAQKLWFRMRNEVISELQEKGYDVE from the exons ATGCAACTGATGAAATCGATGAGAGCCGAGAGGTTCTTGAAGAAAGTTGGATTGGGTAGAGAGGATCGTTACTTCTGGAAGCAAGTTGGAAAGGCTCTGTTGTGTACGTATACTTTGATAGGCGTTGCATGGCTTTACAACGAAACATCACCATTTGGTTGGTGGACGCTGAAGCCACGGTCTAAGGCAGAGAAAGATTTGGCTCACCTCTATGAACGGCGGGAGTTTCCATATCCAG GTGATGAAGAAGCTATGGAGGACTTCATTGTCAAGGGCGGAATGATCGGAACTGCCATCGGTCCAAAGGGAATCCTTGATTTTGATAAGGATTCTTACAATTATCAGAAAGAATTACAGAACACGAAGCTCGAGCAAGAGGCCCAGAAGCTGTGGTTCAGGATGAGGAACGAAGTTATTTCAGAGCTTCAGGAGAAGGGCTATGATGTCGAGTGA
- the LOC101210936 gene encoding probable anion transporter 4, chloroplastic: MNSTIAFGRPFRCQRFSGDLSPKPILHEPAKFKLPPRSLQLSKRNCTGSLSSAGYFPVFGLRNGSSSDSGFVLPSRIGVSSNDAQFGSFAEDKDMESPSFFEFITSERVKVVAMLALALALCNADRVVMSVAIVPLSLSNGWSRSFAGIVQSSFLWGYFVSPIAGGALVDYYGGKMVMGWGVALWSLATFLTPWAAETSLWALLAMRALLGIAEGVALPCMNNMVARWFPPTERARAVGIAMAGFQLGSAIGLVLSPILMSQAGIFGPFVIFGLSGFLWVLVWLSAISSTPDRNLQISKYELEYVLSKRQQPSVVENVPKKTVIPPFKRLLSKMPTWSLIIANAMHSWGFFVILSWMPIYFNSVYHVDLRQAAWFSAVPWAVMALMGYVGGLWSDGLIKSGTSVTLTRKIMQSIGFIGPGIALIGLTSARSASLASAWLTLAVGLKSFSHSGFLVNLQEIAPQYSGVLHGMSNTAGTLAAIVGTVGVGFFVEIVGSFQGFLLLTSALYFTAAIFYIIFSTGKRVNFEETG; the protein is encoded by the exons ATGAACTCTACAATCGCTTTCGGCCGGCCGTTCCGCTGCCAGCGGTTCTCCGGTGACCTGAGCCCTAAGCCAATATTGCATGAACCGGCGAAGTTCAAATTGCCTCCACGCTCTCTCCAATTGAGCAAGAGAAATTGTACCGGAAGCCTCTCGTCGGCGGGATATTTCCCCGTCTTTGGACTTCGGAATGGTTCGTCATCGGATTCTGGATTCGTTCTTCCATCACGAATTGGAGTTTCCTCCAACGATGCTCAGTTCGGTTCGTTTGCTGAGGATAAGGATATGGAGTCGCCGAGTTTCTTCGAGTTTATCACGTCTGAGAGGGTTAAGGTAGTGGCCATGCTTGCTTTGGCTCTTGCGCTTTGTAACGCTGATCGTGTTGTTATGTCTGTGGCAATTGTTCCGTTGTCTTTATCCAATGGCTGGAGTCGATCGTTCGCCGGCATAGTTCAG TCATCGTTCCTTTGGGGTTATTTTGTTTCACCAATAGCTGGTGGTGCGCTGGTGGACTACTACGGTGGTAAGATGGTCATGGGCTGGGGGGTGGCTTTGTGGTCACTGGCCACATTTTTGACTCCTTGGGCAGCGGAAACTTCGTTATGGGCACTTCTTGCTATGCGTGCTTTGCTCGGCATTGCTGAAGGCGTGGCCCTTCCTTGCATGAACAACATGGTTGCTAG ATGGTTTCCTCCAACAGAACGAGCCAGGGCTGTTGGTATAGCAATGGCTGGATTTCAGTTAGGAAGTGCAATAGGACTCGTACTCTCTCCAATCCTTATGTCTCAAGCTGGTATATTTGGAccatttgtcatttttgggTTGTCCGGGTTTTTATGGGTTTTGGTATGGTTATCTGCAATATCTAGTACTCCCGATCGGAATCTTCAGATATCCAAATACGAATTGGAATATGTACTGAGTAAGAGGCAACAACCTTCAGTGGTGGAGAATGTACCCAAGAAAACTGTGATTCCTCCTTTCAAGCGGCTACTTTCTAAAATGCCAACATGGTCTCTTATCATTGCAAATGCTATGCATAGTTGG GGGTTCTTCGTAATTCTTTCATGGATGCCTATCTACTTCAACTCA GTGTATCACGTTGACCTCAGACAAGCAGCGTGGTTTAGTGCTGTTCCATGGGCTGTGATGGCACTGATGGGATATGTTGGTGGATTGTGGTCAGATGGGTTAATAAAAAGTGGTACATCCGTTACTTTGACTCGAAAGATTATGCAG TCAATAGGTTTCATTGGCCCTGGGATTGCTCTGATTGGCCTCACATCAGCCAGAAGTGCATCACTTGCATCCGCATGGCTGACTTTGGCAGTTGGGCTGAAATCTTTCAGCCACTCAGGTTTCCTCGTGAACCTCCAG GAGATCGCTCCACAATACTCCGGTGTGCTTCACG GAATGTCCAACACCGCCGGGACACTTGCTGCTATTGTGGGAACAGTCGGGGTTGGTTTCTTCGTGGAAATCGTGGGCTCTTTCCAAGGATTTCTGTTGTTAACCTCTGCCCTGTATTTCACGGCTGCTATTTTCTACATCATCTTCTCTACGGGCAAAAGggtaaattttgaagaaactGGTTAG